In one window of Helianthus annuus cultivar XRQ/B chromosome 17, HanXRQr2.0-SUNRISE, whole genome shotgun sequence DNA:
- the LOC110926429 gene encoding villin-1, which translates to MGSNRTIYSEFQGAGSKLGLEIWCVESLQLVPVPQSSHGKFFSGSTYVVLHTALLKSGALQHDIHYWLGKDANEVDSTFASDKTLELDAALGSKSVQYKEVQGQETGKFLSYFKPCIIPVEGVYSSGQVGLKGPAYETKLLTCKGDRVVHVKEVPFSRSSLNHRDVFILDTSSKIFQFNGCNSSIQERAKGLEVVQYIKEYKHKGNCEVAAIEDGKFVGDAEVGEFWNFFGGYAPIPKDPPVAQPPQTLDVKLFWITLQGKFTQSGSGQLKRSMLESNKCYMLDGDVQIFVWMGSITSITERKTSVSAVEDFLRAQEKPVNTQLAVLKEGSETGIFKSYFDDWPLTVEPKLYEEGRGKVAAMFKQTGYDVDELPDEDEKPHIICNGTLKVWRVNNGKLSPVPVVDQRKLYSGDCYTVQYIYSANGREERLFYIWLGNKSSPEDRADAVSLTNVIVSSNKGEPVLARIVENKEPSQFFMIFQTLIMFKGGMGSRYKSYIADKGLDDETYDDKKTALFRIQGTNRDNMQAVQVDQVCRSLNSSYCYILKAAGSVFTWLGNLSTTRDHDLLYGMLDLINPTWQPILIREGSEPDVFWDVLGGKTEYPKEREVKRFIEDPHLFVCTFTEGAGSQSSDLKVKEIFSYTQDELTTEDVLILDCHTEIYVWVGHNSVVKSKQQALFIGLAFLEKDVLGECLSVDTPIYVVTEGHEPPFFTRFFDWDASKANMLGNSFERKLAILKGQTQKLEAPSRNSPSVTPNGMRRPSPTPNGSRRPSPASNGLTRRQSLDSYTVRSTSPTFSGLDFNPTNNRRFSSPPIHRMIPSASSSSPDVRSADNTHVSASSTAEAEILPSKDSGPKQELVNYPYDRVKVNSKDPVRDVDITKREAYLSDEEFQEKFAMSKRVFYQLPRWKQNKLKMSLYLF; encoded by the exons ATGGGATCCAACAGAACTATCTATTCAGAATTCCAGGGTGCAGGATCAAAGCT CGGCCTAGAAATCTGGTGTGTAGAGAGCCTTCAGTTGGTTCCAGTCCCACAATCTTCACATGGAAAATTCTTCTCGGGGAGTACATACGTCGTTCTGCAT ACTGCTTTGCTCAAGAGCGGTGCTCTTCAACATGACATACATTATTGGCTCGGGAAAGATGCCAACGAGGTTGACTCAACTTTTGCATCAGACAAAACGCTTGAATTAGACGCAGCCTTAGGGTCTAAATCTGTTCAATATAAAGAAGTTCAAGGTCAAGAAACCGGGAAGTTTTTGTCGTATTTTAAACCGTGCATAATCCCGGTTGAAGGCGTATATTCTTCGGGGCAAGTAGGATTAAAAGGCCCGGCTTATGAAACCAAATTGTTAACATGCAAGGGTGATCGAGTGGTTCATGTTAAAGAA GTGCCATTTTCACGGTCGTCTTTGAACCACCGAGATGTATTTATACTTGACACGTCATCAAAAATATTCCAATTTAACGGGTGTAATTCCAGCATACAAGAAAGGGCTAAAGGTTTAGAGGTGGTTCAGTATATTAAAGAATACAAGCACAAAGGGAACTGTGAAGTGGCAGCCATAG AGGATGGAAAATTTGTCGGTGACGCTGAAGTTGGAGAATTTTGGAACTTTTTTGGTGGTTATGCTCCGATTCCGAAAGATCCACCCGTGGCTCAACCGCCTCAAACTTTAGATGTCAAATTATTTTG GATAACACTTCAAGGAAAATTTACCCAAAGTGGAAGTGGTCAGTTGAAAAGGTCCATGCTTGAATCAAATAAATGCTACATGTTGGATGGAGATGTTCAAATATTTGTATGGATGGGAAGTATTACGTCTATAACAGAACGAAAAACTTCTGTCTCAGCAGTAGAG GATTTCCTTCGAGCTCAAGAAAAACCCGTAAATACCCAGTTAGCCGTTTTGAAAGAAGGATCAGAAACCGGCATTTTCAAGTCATATTTTGACGACTGGCCGCTAACAGTGGAGCCCAAGCTTTATGAAGAAGGCCGAGGCAAAGTAGCAG CAATGTTCAAGCAAACCGGTTACGATGTTGATGAGCTTCCCGATGAAGATGAAAAACCGCATATCATTTGCAATGGTACACTAAAG gtttggAGAGTGAATAATGGTAAATTATCCCCTGTTCCTGTTGTGGATCAAAGAAAACTTTATAGTGGAGATTGTTATACTGTTCAGTATATATATTCCGCAAATGGACGAGAGGAACGCCTGTTTTATATTTGGCTAGGAAATAAAAGCTCTCCG GAAGACAGGGCTGATGCAGTTTCGCTTACAAATGTTATTGTTAGTTCAAATAAAGGAGAGCCTGTTTTG GCTCGAATCGTTGAGAACAAAGAACCAAGTCAATTCTTCATGATATTTCAGACACTAATCATGTTTAAG GGTGGTATGGGTTCAAGATACAAATCATATATTGCTGATAAAGGCCTTGATGATGAAACTTATGACGATAAAAAGACGGCCCTTTTCCGAATTCAAGGAACAAATCGTGATAATATGCAGGCTGTTCAAGTTGATCAA GTTTGTAGATCTTTAAACTCTTCCTATTGCTACATTTTGAAGGCTGCGGGATCTGTTTTCACTTGGCTTGGAAATCTCTCCACTACCCGGGATCATGATCTTCTTTACGGAATGTTAGATTTGATAAAT CCAACATGGCAACCGATATTAATTAGAGAAGGTAGCGAACCCGATGTTTTCTGGGATGTACTTGGTGGAAAGACAGAATATCCAAAGGAAAGAGAAGTAAAACGATTCATTGAAGATCCACATTTGTTTGTTTGTACGTTCACAGAAG GTGCGGGTTCTCAATCAAGTGATCTCAAG GTAAAAGAGATATTCAGTTACACTCAGGACGAGTTAACTACGGAAGACGTGTTAATACtcgactgtcacactgaaatttaCGTGTGGGTAGGCCATAATTCAGTTGTCAAGTCAAAGCAACAGGCTCTTTTTATTGGCTTG GCGTTCCTTGAAAAAGATGTTTTGGGAGAATGTTTATCCGTAGATACTCCTATATACGTTGTTACAGAAGGGCATGAACCTCCGTTTTTCACTCGCTTTTTTGACTGGGATGCTTCAAAGGCAAAT ATGCTAGGCAACTCATTCGAGCGAAAGCTGGCTATATTAAAAGGGCAGACACAGAAACTTGAA GCGCCTTCAAGAAATTCACCGAGTGTAACGCCAAACGGGATGAGAAGACCGTCTCCTACTCCTAACGGGTCAAGAAGACCATCTCCAGCTTCTAATGGGTTGACCCGAAGACAGTCTCTTGATTCCTACACGGTTAGAAGCACATCTCCTACCTTTTCAGGGTTGGATTTTAATCCCACCAACAATCGTCGGTTTTCGAGTCCTCCAATTCACAGAATGATCCCTTCAGCATCTTCATCTTCCCCTGATGTTCGCAGTGCAG ATAACACGCATGTTTCCGCAAGTTCCACAGCAGAAGCGGAAATCCTTCCATCCAAAGATTCTGGTCCTAAGCAGGAGTTGGTCAACTATCCATACGATCGAGTAAAAGTCAACTCAAAAGATCCAGTTCGTGATGTAGACATCACAAAGCGAGAG GCGTATCTATCTGACGAGGAGTTCCAAGAGAAATTCGCCATGTCAAAACGAGTTTTTTACCAGCTTCCCAGGTGGAAACAAAACAAGCTTAAGATGTCCCTTTATCTCTTCTAG
- the LOC110925771 gene encoding uncharacterized protein LOC110925771 has protein sequence MDPFNNPDTPNTPSNNPNTPTNPTQPNVFSVPGYYPTLEPNQFSQFSSNAFASFQQSPNQFTQISQNQALQQMMMRGAWNFPPVQPQPIPAPPVQPQPIPTPPVQSEPEDDVEIVPETQPPKGKGKRNKGKQVAGDQASKPKAIKWTPIEEEALAKAFLGTSDNPVKGNNQPGDGFWSKVLTKFLAMMDQGPYRDIDSVSSKWRKLNSAINRFCEEYNKLYTSDRRSGWNDEDAFKMALQKYKQNHGSNFPHVRAWMVVKDDPKWSPIPNEVAMAKRQKTSETGSLSAGGSDARCHINLNDDADYDEDEYNVREPDRPPGRDKTKKDRAKGKGKETVDPNMVEFMEHLKVYNDISAQKSKTKERAVEEKSRASDEKLKEKVRLSNEKIRISDEKIRLKEWEIMMINVENEPEPRRSMLKKLQDDIMKKHQII, from the exons ATGGATCCGTTCAACAACCCCGATACTCCGAACACGCCTTCGAACAACCCGAATACTCCCACCAATCCGACCCAACCAAATGTTTTTTCGGTTCCGGGGTATTATCCAACGctagaaccgaaccaattctcCCAATTTTCATCGAACGCTTTTGCGTCATTCCAACAATCGCCCAACCAATTCACTCAAATCTCCCAAAATCAAGCTCTTCAACAAATGATGATGCGGGGTGCTTGGAACTTTCCACCCGTTCAACCTCAACCGATCCCCGCACCCCCCGTTCAACCCCAACCGATCCCCACACCCCCCGTTCAATCCGAACCCGAAGATGATGTGGAGATTGTGCCCGAAACCCAACCGCCAAAAGGGAAAGGAAAACGAAACAAAGGGAAACAAGTAGCGGGTGATCAAGCGTCGAAACCGAAGGCGATTAAATGGACCCCAATCGAAGAAGAAGCATTAGCCAAGGCTTTCCTTGGCACTTCCGACAACCCGGTAAAAG GTAACAATCAACCGGGTGACGGGTTTTGGTCCAAAGTATTGACCAAGTTTCTCGCCATGATGGACCAAGGCCCGTATAGAGATATCGACTCGGTTTCCTCGAAGTGGCGAAAATTGAACTCGGCCATTAATCGGTTTTGCGAGGAGTATAACAAATTATATACAAGTGACCGTCGTAGCGGGTGGAACGACGAGGATGCGTTCAAAATGGCATTGCAAAAGTATAAGCAAAATCATGGTTCCAACTTTCCTCACGTTCGCGCGTGGATGGTTGTAAAAGACGACCCAAAATGGTCGCCCATTCCTAACGAGGTGGCGATggcgaaacgccaaaaaacatcgGAAACGGGTAGTTTAAGCGCCGGTGGGTCGgacgcgaggtgtcacattaACTTAAATGATGACGCCGACTATGACGAAGACGAGTATAACGTACGTGAACCCGACCGTCCACCGGGCCGAGACAAAACAAAAAAGGACCGGGCCAAGGGAAAAGGAAAGGAAACGGTGGACCCGAACATGGTTGAGTTTATGGAACACCTAAAAGTGTACAACGACATATCGGCCCAAAAGTCGAAGACGAAGGAGCGGGCCGTCGAAGAAAAAAGCCGTGCATCGGACgagaagttaaaagaaaaggtCCGATTGTCGAATGAGAAAATCCGAATCTCCGATGAAAAAATTCGGCTTAAGGAATGGGAAATAATGATGATTAATGTCGAGAACGAACCCGAGCCgagacgttcgatgttgaaaaaactaCAAGACGACATCATGAAAAAGCATCAAATTATTtaa